GCGATTTTTTTGCTGAACAAAGGTCGAAATCTGAACAAGGGCCGAAAATCTGAAACGACAAACGATTTTGCAGATTTTTGACAAAATAGTCTCAAATTTGCACCATGAAGGCTTTGTGAATTCAGGCTTTTCGCGTATTCTCTTGCTTCGGATTCGGTGGGAGAGAGATCGAAATCGTTCCGGTTTGTCGCGTTTTCCGCCGCGATAGGCCCCTTCCGCTCAGGAAGCGTCGAGCGATCCGTTCCTCTTCCCTCGGGTTCAAACCCGGCGTGGTCTCGATGTGAGACTGCGGGGTGGACTAGTTCGTGCATGAGGGAGAGAGACATGTTGAAGTTGATTTCTGCAGCGGCCGTGTTGGCCATGGCGTCGGGCGCTTCCGCCACGATCCTCTATCAGACGTCGTTCGAAGCCCCGACGTTCAACCTCACGCTCAACGGCGTGGACGGCTGGATCACCCAGGGCGGCGGCGCGATCACCAACAACGCCGCGAACGCGCGCACCGGTTCGCGTTATGTCTCGGTCACCCCGACCACGAGCGGTCAGTGGCAGTGGCAGGGCACGATCGCCCAGTCCGCGGCTTCGCTCGCCGTGAACCCGATCATCCGCGCTTCGGTCTGGGCGCAGATCTTCAACGGCACCACGACCACCAACCTCAAGCGCGCTGGGCTCCAGATGTACAACGTGGCGGCCACCGGCGTGATGGCGGCGATGTACATCGACAGCGACGGCACCCTGACCGTGACCGACGAAGCCGGCAACCAGTTCGCCAGCGGCGCGGGCTTCGTGAACTCCTCGATCTATAACCAGATGCAGATCGAACTGAACTACGCCAACAGCACCGCCAGGTACTTCCTCAACGGCGTTGACCTCGGCGTGGTCGGCACGATCTTCTCGACCGACTTCGGCGATGCCGACTTCTACTCGACCCGCACGACCGGCACCGCCGGCGGCAACCAGATCCGTTACGATGACTACCTCGTCGAGCAGGTCCCGACCCCGGGCACGCTCGCGCTGATGGGCCTCGGCGGTCTCGTCGCCGCTCGTCGCCGTCGCGCCTGAATCGGTCGCGATCGTTTGAGTGATTCCAATTGAATCCGAAAGGCCTCGATCGAAAGATCGGGGCTTTTTTTGTGTGCTTCCATCGCCACCAGTTGGGAATGTCTGGCCTCGTTGCACTCGCGTATCGAGTTCGCGACGCGAGGTCTTCTAGGCTTTCCTGAGATGCAGCATCTCGCACATGCCCAGGCGGCGCAGCACATTTCATCAGGGCGCTTGCCCCAGGCCTCCGCGATTCTCAGGCGCGCCATCGACAGAGATACTGCAAATGTCGAGTTGCTGACGAGCCTCGTTGATGTGCTCGTTGCTTTGAATCAAGGGCCCTAGGCGGCATTTCTCCTCGAACGCGCCTTCAGGATTGCTCCGAGAAACTTCGGAGTGCTAATGCTCGCGGGCGATCTCGAGATGCGGGCGCGTCGCTACTGGTCCGCGATTCAATGCTTCGAACAGGCTCACGATGCGCATCCTTCGGAAATCGCCCCGCTCCGTTCGCGCTGCATCGCGCTCTACGAAAGCGGACAGTTTGAAGA
The DNA window shown above is from Phycisphaeraceae bacterium and carries:
- a CDS encoding PEP-CTERM sorting domain-containing protein, giving the protein MLKLISAAAVLAMASGASATILYQTSFEAPTFNLTLNGVDGWITQGGGAITNNAANARTGSRYVSVTPTTSGQWQWQGTIAQSAASLAVNPIIRASVWAQIFNGTTTTNLKRAGLQMYNVAATGVMAAMYIDSDGTLTVTDEAGNQFASGAGFVNSSIYNQMQIELNYANSTARYFLNGVDLGVVGTIFSTDFGDADFYSTRTTGTAGGNQIRYDDYLVEQVPTPGTLALMGLGGLVAARRRRA